The genomic region ATGGATGATAACCTGTAGCCTCTATTGCTTCAGTACCTACATCATCAGAGCCTCCAAAGTATCCTTGTTCTTCACCTTTACCAGCATACATTATTAAAGGTATAGTAATTATTAATGCAACTAATCCTAATAGTATAATATGTTTTGTTTCCAATTTATTCACCTCCTACAGGGGCAGGATTTAAGTATGGTTTTAGTTCTTCCTCTGGAACAACCCCTAACTTCAACAACAAGTCAGGTCTTAATTTCTTAATGTAGTCCCAAATTATGACTGTTAATAGACCTTCTGCAATTGCTAAAGGAACTTGTGTGTATGCATAAATTACAATGAATTTTGTAAATGCCGCTGTGAATGAAGGTATTGGGAATGCAATTGCTAATTGAACTGCTGTTGTAACATAAGTTAACCAATCTCCAAACAATGCTGCGAAGAATATTGCAATTGAAGAGTTTAATCTTGCTTTAATACATAACCTATATACAATAATTGCGGCAGTTGGTCCAACAATTGCCATTGAAAAATCATTAGCTCCAAGTGTTGTTAAACCACCATGTGCTAAGAATAATGCTTGGAACAATAGAACAATAGCCCCTAAAACAGCAGTTATTGGAACACCAAATAACACTGCCCCTAACCCATTACCACAAGGGTGGGAACAACTTCCTGTAACTGATGGCATCTTTAAAGAACTTAATATAAACATATATGCTCCAGATATTGCAACTAATGGCTTCATTTCTGGACTTTCTTC from Methanotorris formicicus Mc-S-70 harbors:
- a CDS encoding energy-coupling factor ABC transporter substrate-binding protein, whose amino-acid sequence is METKHIILLGLVALIITIPLIMYAGKGEEQGYFGGSDDVGTEAIEATGYHPWFHPIWEPPSGEIESLLFALQAAIGAIIIGYYIGYYNAKRQMAA
- the cbiM gene encoding cobalt ECF transporter S component CbiM — its product is MHIMEGYLPPMWCAFWWIVSGVVMAYGVYKLKKLFEESPEMKPLVAISGAYMFILSSLKMPSVTGSCSHPCGNGLGAVLFGVPITAVLGAIVLLFQALFLAHGGLTTLGANDFSMAIVGPTAAIIVYRLCIKARLNSSIAIFFAALFGDWLTYVTTAVQLAIAFPIPSFTAAFTKFIVIYAYTQVPLAIAEGLLTVIIWDYIKKLRPDLLLKLGVVPEEELKPYLNPAPVGGE